One part of the Streptomyces ferrugineus genome encodes these proteins:
- a CDS encoding aminoglycoside phosphotransferase family protein, translating to MIDLPDELIAQHVRYDGEAGRAYVASLAERAARFLEHWGLRPDGQTMYGRCALVLPVLDADGTRAVLKLQDVDEETVGEPVALRVWRGKGAVRLLRSDDATGTLLLERLDPDRPLDDLPDSREATLVVARLLAHLTATPAPAGLRRLGDIAEDMLEQTPAALELLPDPATRRLVADCAAAVREVAAEPGDRLLHWDLHFENVLAADRAPWLAIDPKPLAGDPGFDLFPALWNRFEPDEVRWRFDAMTDVLGLDRHRARAWTLGRVLQNSLWQLEEDDAPLAAHLEIARRLRNPECPQPATV from the coding sequence GTGATCGACCTTCCGGACGAACTCATCGCCCAACACGTGCGGTACGACGGGGAGGCGGGCCGGGCCTACGTCGCCTCGCTCGCGGAGCGCGCCGCGCGCTTCCTGGAGCACTGGGGACTGCGGCCGGACGGTCAGACGATGTACGGCCGCTGCGCACTGGTGCTGCCCGTGCTGGACGCCGACGGGACCCGGGCCGTGCTCAAGCTCCAGGACGTCGACGAGGAGACCGTGGGCGAGCCGGTCGCGCTGCGGGTGTGGCGGGGCAAGGGCGCCGTCCGGCTGCTGAGGTCCGACGACGCGACCGGCACGCTGCTCCTGGAGCGGCTCGACCCGGACCGGCCCCTGGACGATCTGCCGGACTCCCGCGAGGCCACCCTGGTCGTCGCCCGCCTGCTGGCCCACCTCACCGCCACCCCGGCCCCGGCCGGGCTGCGCCGCCTCGGCGACATCGCCGAGGACATGCTGGAGCAGACCCCCGCGGCCCTGGAACTCCTCCCGGACCCGGCCACCCGCCGCCTCGTCGCCGACTGCGCGGCGGCGGTGCGCGAGGTCGCCGCCGAGCCCGGCGACCGGCTGCTGCACTGGGACCTGCACTTCGAGAACGTCCTGGCCGCCGACCGCGCGCCCTGGCTCGCCATCGACCCCAAGCCCCTCGCGGGCGACCCCGGCTTCGACCTCTTCCCGGCGCTGTGGAACCGCTTCGAGCCGGACGAGGTGCGGTGGCGCTTCGACGCCATGACGGACGTCCTCGGCCTCGACCGGCACCGGGCGCGCGCCTGGACGCTGGGCCGCGTCCTGCAGAACTCCCTGTGGCAGCTCGAGGAGGACGACGCCCCGCTCGCGGCCCACCTGGAGATCGCGAGGCGCCTGAGGAACCCCGAATGTCCGCAACCCGCAACAGTGTGA
- a CDS encoding wax ester/triacylglycerol synthase domain-containing protein, whose translation MRLTAIEEGHLRNGLPGTVGIAAVFPGEPFEPAWVRARVAERWGGLDRMSLVPVPPAGPSALSGHRWSAARPFDPAVHVVGTDEDVDSLLAGGVTRALRPGRPLWRLLVTRRPTPAGEHAVVLLAHHALLDGRSLETLFRMLMDDAVPPSPAASAAVARQRPAVRLGAVGRELRRIGVQGQPVPPSSGGGARPSVAVVGIDPRVMRAARRQPADGRGATLNELLLSTYAGALRACHGPLRSWPKGPVPLYATVPVDLRGRGDARQLGNGVTALRVPLPVDLDSPVARLRACQDQVAAFDRRCEAHRAILPALQGAARTVPWLAGVMARRLARPELTTSLCTAFKWRDIPSHLHGRPLSRVVPLPQLSPPGTANLCLVHTADAYTLTVVSHLCAGDAELIGAAVVRELEAVAAAGAPAARAAQGLRTP comes from the coding sequence ATGAGGCTGACGGCCATCGAGGAAGGGCATCTGCGCAACGGGCTGCCGGGGACGGTCGGCATCGCCGCGGTGTTCCCCGGAGAACCGTTTGAGCCCGCCTGGGTGCGGGCCCGGGTCGCCGAGCGCTGGGGCGGTCTCGACCGGATGAGCCTGGTGCCGGTGCCCCCCGCCGGGCCGTCGGCGCTGTCCGGCCACCGGTGGTCGGCCGCCCGGCCGTTCGATCCCGCCGTGCACGTCGTCGGCACCGACGAGGACGTGGACTCCCTGCTGGCCGGCGGTGTCACCCGGGCGCTGCGGCCGGGGCGGCCCCTGTGGCGGCTGCTGGTGACACGGCGCCCGACCCCGGCCGGTGAACACGCGGTGGTGCTGCTCGCCCATCACGCGCTGCTGGACGGCAGGTCCCTGGAGACCCTCTTCCGGATGCTGATGGACGACGCCGTACCACCGAGTCCTGCGGCGTCCGCGGCGGTGGCCCGGCAGCGGCCGGCGGTCCGTCTCGGCGCCGTGGGCCGGGAGTTGCGGCGGATCGGGGTCCAGGGGCAGCCCGTTCCGCCGTCCTCCGGTGGCGGGGCGCGGCCCTCGGTGGCGGTGGTCGGGATCGACCCGCGGGTGATGCGTGCCGCCCGCCGCCAGCCGGCCGACGGGCGCGGGGCGACGCTCAACGAACTGCTGCTGAGCACGTACGCCGGTGCCCTGCGCGCCTGCCACGGGCCCCTGCGGTCGTGGCCGAAGGGGCCGGTCCCGCTGTACGCGACGGTGCCGGTCGACCTGCGCGGCCGTGGTGACGCACGGCAGCTCGGCAACGGCGTCACCGCGCTGCGGGTGCCGCTGCCCGTCGACCTCGACTCGCCGGTGGCCCGGCTGCGGGCCTGCCAGGACCAGGTCGCCGCGTTCGACCGGCGCTGCGAGGCGCACCGCGCGATCCTTCCCGCGCTCCAGGGCGCCGCGCGCACCGTGCCGTGGCTGGCCGGGGTGATGGCCAGGCGGCTGGCGCGTCCCGAGCTGACGACCAGTCTGTGCACCGCCTTCAAGTGGCGGGACATCCCCAGCCACTTGCACGGCCGGCCCCTGTCGAGGGTCGTCCCGCTTCCGCAGCTCTCCCCGCCGGGCACGGCGAACCTGTGCCTGGTGCACACCGCCGACGCCTACACGCTCACCGTCGTCAGCCATCTGTGCGCGGGCGACGCCGAGTTGATCGGTGCCGCCGTGGTGCGGGAGCTGGAGGCGGTCGCGGCGGCCGGGGCGCCTGCCGCGCGGGCCGCTCAAGGACTTCGTACGCCTTAG
- a CDS encoding DUF4037 domain-containing protein has product MSPTNMHLPHTPASDPDFIPGLELSRRFYTDAVRPLLEEAAPGVPHSAARIGSGSEVLGYDTPRSADHEWGPRLQVFLHRHDVPRHAARIRHICAEHLPKTFLGHPTRFGPLEEPRVEVTGTSAWFTDALGFDPAQGITSADWLATPTQLLAEVTAGAVFHDGLHTLTPLRRALGWYPHDVWLYVLACQWQRIAREEAFVGRAGEVGDELGSAVVTARLARDLMRLCLLMDRRYPPYGKWLGSAFARTSSAPRLTPVLTAALTAGDWHTRERHLAHAYEIVAHQHNDLHLTDRVAPTTRPYHSRPFRVLRADRFTAALLARVGDPVLKDLPPVGAVDQFVDSADALTHPELARALSHDVRKP; this is encoded by the coding sequence ATGAGCCCCACGAATATGCACCTCCCCCACACCCCCGCGTCCGACCCCGACTTCATCCCCGGCCTGGAACTCTCCCGCCGCTTCTACACCGACGCCGTACGCCCGTTGCTGGAGGAGGCCGCCCCCGGCGTCCCCCACTCCGCCGCCCGCATCGGCAGCGGCTCCGAGGTCCTCGGCTACGACACCCCGCGCTCGGCCGACCACGAGTGGGGCCCGCGCCTGCAGGTGTTCCTGCACCGCCACGACGTGCCCCGGCACGCGGCCCGCATCAGACACATATGCGCCGAGCACCTCCCGAAGACGTTCCTCGGCCACCCCACCCGCTTCGGCCCGCTCGAAGAGCCCCGCGTCGAAGTGACCGGCACCTCCGCCTGGTTCACCGACGCCCTCGGCTTCGACCCGGCCCAGGGCATCACGTCGGCCGACTGGCTGGCCACCCCCACCCAGCTGCTGGCGGAGGTCACCGCCGGCGCCGTCTTCCACGACGGGCTGCACACCCTCACCCCGTTACGCCGCGCGCTGGGCTGGTACCCCCATGACGTCTGGCTGTACGTCCTGGCCTGCCAGTGGCAGCGCATCGCGCGGGAGGAGGCCTTCGTGGGCCGCGCGGGCGAGGTCGGCGACGAGCTGGGCTCCGCCGTCGTCACCGCCCGCCTGGCCCGCGATCTGATGCGGCTCTGCCTGCTGATGGACCGCCGCTATCCGCCGTACGGCAAATGGCTCGGCAGCGCCTTTGCCCGCACCTCCTCCGCCCCCCGCCTGACCCCCGTCCTCACGGCCGCCCTCACCGCCGGGGACTGGCACACCCGCGAACGCCATCTCGCGCACGCCTACGAGATCGTCGCCCACCAGCACAACGACCTGCATCTGACCGACCGCGTCGCCCCCACCACGCGCCCGTACCACTCCCGCCCGTTCCGGGTCCTGCGCGCCGACCGCTTCACCGCCGCCCTGCTGGCCCGCGTCGGCGACCCGGTCCTGAAGGACCTGCCGCCCGTCGGCGCGGTGGACCAGTTCGTCGACAGCGCGGACGCGCTGACCCACCCGGAACTGGCCCGCGCCCTGAGCCACGACGTGCGAAAGCCCTAA
- a CDS encoding MFS transporter, with translation MTSQDPRPDRIPRPTVTRPGETARDADPRRWWGLVVIALAQLMVVLDATIVNIALPSAQNDLGMSDGNRQWVITAYTLAFGGLLLLGGRIADLVGRKRTFVIGLVGFAAASALGGAATTAGMLFGARALQGVFAAVLAPSALSLLTTTFTDPKERGKAFGIYGALAGSGSAIGFIVGGLLTEYLDWRWCLYVNVPIAVIAVIGALALLHDSPGHAGARLDVPGVLLGCGGLVAIVYGFAEAEPRGWTDPMVLTLFAVGVVLLTAFVWWQKRAPVPLLPLHIIKDRNRAGCFLTMALAVIGMFGLFLFMTYYLQVILDYSPVMTGLAFLPLTAAIITGSTQIAARLLDHVAPRLLMGPGALLAAIGMILLTRLTVHSSYAADILPALILMGLGMGLIFMPVFATATAGVAPRDSGVTSATINTSQQVGGSIGTALLNTLATTSSAAYITAHLTDPAQRDLIVREGVVHGYTVAIWWAAAIMLVAGLVAALMVTTKPPKHGAAQETPVPEKVA, from the coding sequence ATGACCAGCCAAGACCCCCGGCCCGACCGCATACCGCGCCCGACCGTCACCCGACCGGGGGAAACCGCCCGGGATGCCGACCCCCGCCGCTGGTGGGGTCTGGTGGTCATCGCGCTCGCGCAGCTCATGGTCGTCCTCGACGCGACCATCGTGAACATCGCGCTGCCGTCCGCCCAGAACGACCTCGGCATGAGCGACGGCAACCGCCAGTGGGTGATCACCGCCTACACCCTGGCGTTCGGCGGACTGCTCCTGCTGGGCGGCCGGATCGCCGACCTGGTGGGCCGTAAACGCACCTTCGTCATCGGCCTCGTCGGCTTCGCCGCCGCCTCCGCGCTGGGCGGTGCCGCCACCACGGCCGGCATGCTCTTCGGCGCCCGTGCCCTGCAGGGCGTCTTCGCCGCCGTACTGGCCCCGTCGGCCCTGTCGTTGCTGACGACGACCTTCACCGACCCCAAGGAGCGCGGCAAGGCCTTCGGCATCTACGGCGCCCTGGCTGGCAGCGGCAGCGCGATCGGGTTCATCGTCGGCGGCCTGCTCACGGAGTACCTGGACTGGCGCTGGTGCCTGTACGTCAACGTGCCGATCGCGGTGATCGCGGTCATCGGCGCCCTGGCCCTGCTGCACGACAGCCCCGGCCACGCGGGCGCCCGCCTGGACGTGCCCGGCGTGCTGCTGGGCTGCGGCGGCCTGGTCGCCATCGTGTACGGATTCGCCGAGGCGGAGCCGCGCGGCTGGACCGACCCGATGGTCCTCACCCTGTTCGCGGTGGGGGTCGTCCTGCTCACGGCCTTCGTCTGGTGGCAGAAGCGGGCCCCGGTGCCCCTGCTGCCGCTGCACATCATCAAGGACCGCAACCGCGCCGGCTGCTTCCTGACCATGGCGCTGGCCGTGATCGGAATGTTCGGTCTCTTCCTGTTCATGACCTACTACCTCCAGGTCATCCTCGACTACTCGCCGGTGATGACCGGGCTGGCCTTCCTCCCCCTGACCGCCGCGATCATCACGGGCTCCACCCAGATCGCCGCCCGGCTCCTGGACCATGTCGCACCCCGTCTGCTCATGGGCCCCGGCGCCCTGCTGGCGGCGATCGGCATGATCCTGCTGACCCGGCTGACGGTGCACTCGTCGTACGCCGCCGACATCCTGCCCGCCCTGATCCTCATGGGCCTCGGCATGGGCCTGATCTTCATGCCGGTGTTCGCCACGGCGACGGCGGGCGTGGCCCCGCGGGACTCCGGAGTGACCTCGGCGACGATCAACACCTCGCAGCAGGTCGGCGGCTCCATCGGCACGGCCCTGCTGAACACCCTCGCCACCACCAGCAGTGCCGCCTACATCACCGCCCACCTCACCGACCCGGCCCAGCGGGACCTGATCGTCAGGGAGGGCGTGGTGCACGGCTACACGGTCGCCATCTGGTGGGCCGCCGCCATCATGCTCGTGGCCGGCCTGGTCGCGGCCCTGATGGTGACGACGAAACCCCCGAAGCACGGCGCCGCACAGGAGACGCCGGTGCCGGAGAAGGTGGCCTGA
- a CDS encoding glycosyl hydrolase, which produces MAVSGRRARRVWAVLATSAALGLMVTQAQAAPDEPDPFGVRVLSEEGPGEEEPGDGGEENEHIAARAEEYAQARTAPSGVVAPGAFGAAFGEMLDLPNTKGGWRNDTRLPYDADDPRYRDVNSNSSGGAGKVTGRVTGMAADDRGTVYAGSANGGVFRSRTGGGHWTNISDQLPALSTGDLQLDPRGRLWYATGEANTSATAFLGTGVYVLKDPRYGKFSRRDRVGGDELESTSINALRFAGDKVWAATTRGVWSHSTRTLKGPWKLEFAPNPDYLPGGPKDDDANAAYKNIASDVAIDPRDPDKVVLAIGWRSGDTYNGFYAKGRGGGWERLTDLGELPTDAEDVGNVSFARSADGSRYYAIDQSPQQMAGNPDSGLAGIYVSKSGSPTGKWTQIADYKQLRDSGSALTGEGYQPGIQAWYNQFLTVDPKNPDHVYAGLEEVFETKDGGRSWSVPGPYWNFGFDCWSIDPAKQSGDCPQTTHPDQHAVAIGSYYGKPYVLVGNDGGVYRRPVDGSANADGHATDWTSLNDGTMDALQYYSVGVGTDPAKRGIAVTGGLQDNGQSMLRPGDRVMGSNFGGDGGDTITDPDNGCNIAEEYVYLSVSVTQNCGVNDGGWVDDPSKATSYSVAPPDNETSEARFIAPLSADIKDKNTWVAGGRHVWVNTKGYGIRSGSEWFNAFDLGEGRTATAVASSGGKVYAAWCGPCNNQGFARGVAVGNADGTGWHELNLPVDSKVPNRYLSGLAVDPADSDHVLLAVNGFSRKWTEGPGAGVGHLFETRDGGATWTDISGNLPDVPANSVVLLKNGTIALGTDLGVLVRTPKSSGWKVAGANLPTTAVLQLKTGPDGRLYAATHGRGIWSIDVRRLR; this is translated from the coding sequence ATGGCAGTCAGTGGTCGGCGAGCGAGACGCGTATGGGCGGTGCTCGCCACCTCCGCCGCACTCGGGCTGATGGTCACCCAGGCCCAGGCGGCACCGGACGAACCCGACCCGTTCGGCGTCCGGGTTCTCAGCGAGGAAGGGCCGGGGGAGGAGGAGCCCGGGGACGGCGGCGAGGAGAACGAGCACATCGCCGCGCGGGCCGAGGAGTACGCCCAGGCCCGCACCGCGCCGAGCGGCGTCGTGGCGCCGGGCGCGTTCGGGGCGGCGTTCGGCGAGATGCTCGACCTGCCCAACACCAAGGGGGGTTGGCGCAACGACACCCGGTTGCCGTACGACGCCGACGACCCCCGCTACCGGGACGTCAACTCCAACTCCAGCGGCGGCGCGGGCAAGGTGACCGGACGGGTGACCGGCATGGCGGCCGACGACCGCGGCACCGTGTACGCGGGCTCGGCCAACGGCGGCGTCTTCCGGTCCCGGACCGGCGGCGGCCACTGGACGAACATCTCCGACCAGCTGCCCGCCCTGTCCACCGGCGACCTCCAGCTCGACCCGCGCGGCCGCCTCTGGTACGCCACCGGCGAGGCCAACACCAGCGCGACCGCCTTCCTCGGCACCGGCGTCTACGTCCTGAAGGACCCGCGGTACGGCAAGTTCAGCCGGCGTGACCGGGTCGGCGGCGACGAGCTGGAGTCGACGTCCATCAACGCGCTCCGCTTCGCCGGCGACAAGGTGTGGGCGGCGACCACCCGGGGCGTGTGGAGCCACAGCACCAGGACGCTCAAGGGCCCCTGGAAGCTGGAGTTCGCGCCCAACCCGGACTATCTGCCGGGCGGCCCCAAGGACGACGACGCGAACGCCGCGTACAAGAACATCGCGAGCGACGTCGCCATCGACCCCAGGGACCCGGACAAGGTCGTCCTCGCCATCGGCTGGCGCAGCGGGGACACCTACAACGGCTTCTACGCCAAGGGCCGCGGCGGTGGCTGGGAGCGGCTGACCGACCTCGGTGAGCTGCCGACCGACGCGGAGGACGTCGGCAACGTCAGCTTCGCGCGCAGCGCGGACGGGTCGCGGTACTACGCCATCGACCAGTCGCCGCAGCAGATGGCCGGAAACCCGGACAGCGGCCTGGCGGGCATCTACGTCTCCAAGTCGGGCTCGCCGACCGGCAAGTGGACACAGATCGCCGACTACAAGCAGCTGCGCGACTCCGGCTCGGCGCTCACCGGCGAGGGATACCAGCCCGGCATCCAGGCCTGGTACAACCAGTTCCTCACGGTCGATCCGAAGAACCCCGACCATGTGTACGCCGGTCTGGAGGAGGTCTTCGAGACCAAGGACGGCGGCAGGAGCTGGTCCGTCCCCGGCCCGTACTGGAACTTCGGCTTCGACTGCTGGTCCATCGACCCGGCGAAGCAGTCCGGCGACTGCCCGCAGACCACGCACCCCGACCAGCACGCGGTGGCGATCGGCAGCTACTACGGCAAGCCCTACGTCCTCGTCGGCAACGACGGCGGCGTCTACCGGCGTCCGGTCGACGGCAGCGCGAACGCCGACGGCCACGCCACCGACTGGACGTCCCTGAACGACGGCACGATGGACGCCCTGCAGTACTACTCGGTGGGCGTCGGCACGGATCCCGCCAAGCGCGGCATCGCGGTCACCGGCGGGCTCCAGGACAACGGCCAGTCGATGCTGCGGCCCGGCGACCGGGTGATGGGCTCCAACTTCGGCGGTGACGGCGGCGACACGATCACCGACCCGGACAACGGGTGCAACATCGCCGAGGAGTACGTCTACCTGTCGGTGTCCGTCACGCAGAACTGCGGGGTGAACGACGGCGGCTGGGTCGACGACCCGTCCAAGGCCACGTCGTACTCGGTCGCGCCGCCCGACAACGAGACCTCCGAGGCGCGCTTCATCGCGCCGCTGAGCGCCGACATCAAGGACAAGAACACCTGGGTCGCCGGCGGCCGGCACGTGTGGGTCAACACCAAGGGCTACGGGATCCGCAGCGGCAGCGAGTGGTTCAACGCCTTCGACCTCGGTGAGGGCCGCACCGCCACGGCGGTCGCCTCCTCCGGCGGCAAGGTGTACGCGGCCTGGTGCGGCCCCTGCAACAACCAGGGCTTCGCCCGGGGCGTCGCGGTCGGCAACGCCGACGGCACCGGCTGGCACGAGCTGAACCTGCCGGTCGACAGCAAGGTCCCCAACCGCTATCTGTCCGGCCTCGCCGTCGACCCGGCGGACTCCGACCACGTCCTGCTCGCCGTCAACGGCTTCTCCCGCAAGTGGACGGAGGGCCCCGGCGCGGGCGTCGGCCACCTCTTCGAGACCAGGGACGGCGGCGCGACCTGGACGGACATCTCCGGCAACCTGCCGGATGTGCCCGCCAACTCGGTGGTCCTGCTGAAGAACGGCACGATCGCCCTGGGCACGGACCTCGGGGTGCTGGTCCGCACGCCGAAGTCGTCCGGCTGGAAGGTGGCCGGCGCCAACCTGCCGACCACGGCGGTGCTCCAGCTCAAGACGGGTCCGGACGGGCGGCTGTACGCGGCCACGCACGGGCGCGGGATCTGGTCCATCGACGTACGACGGCTGCGGTGA
- a CDS encoding zinc-binding dehydrogenase — protein sequence MHAIRLHTFGPAENLTYEEVDAPAPGPGQVRIAVRAAGVHLLDTALREGVQGPAPEPPTLPTIPGREVAGVVESLGEGVAALWLGKRVVAHLGFAPGGYAELAVTDVDRVHEIPANLDFAEAVAMIGTGRTAMGIVQFAELGPAAVALIPAAAGGIGTLLVQYAKNAGAVVVGLAGGPEKAARVRENGADLAVDYADPAWPGKVRAFLGGRPATVVFDGVGGDVARECVALLAPGGRHLVFGWSGQGLRDGGPHLVDGVSENVLGPAMMRKAGGPNPLQTLELRALAEAAAGRLTPAVHRFPLAEAAAAHRALQTRATAGKVVLEP from the coding sequence ATGCACGCCATCCGCCTGCACACCTTCGGCCCGGCCGAGAACCTCACCTACGAGGAGGTCGACGCCCCGGCTCCGGGCCCCGGCCAGGTCCGCATCGCCGTGCGGGCGGCCGGCGTCCACCTCCTGGACACCGCCCTGCGCGAGGGCGTCCAGGGCCCGGCACCCGAGCCGCCGACGCTGCCCACGATCCCCGGCCGCGAGGTCGCCGGAGTCGTCGAGTCCCTCGGCGAGGGCGTCGCGGCGCTCTGGCTCGGCAAGCGTGTCGTGGCCCACCTCGGCTTCGCGCCGGGCGGCTACGCCGAACTCGCCGTCACCGATGTCGACCGCGTCCACGAGATCCCGGCGAACCTCGACTTCGCCGAGGCCGTCGCCATGATCGGCACGGGCCGTACGGCGATGGGGATCGTGCAGTTCGCCGAGCTCGGCCCGGCCGCGGTGGCCCTGATCCCGGCGGCCGCGGGCGGCATCGGCACGCTGCTGGTGCAGTACGCGAAGAACGCCGGCGCCGTCGTCGTCGGGCTGGCCGGAGGGCCCGAGAAGGCCGCGCGTGTGCGGGAGAACGGCGCCGATCTCGCCGTCGACTACGCGGACCCGGCGTGGCCCGGGAAGGTGCGCGCGTTTCTCGGCGGCCGGCCGGCCACCGTCGTGTTCGACGGCGTGGGCGGCGACGTCGCCCGCGAGTGCGTCGCCCTGCTCGCGCCGGGCGGCAGGCACCTCGTCTTCGGCTGGTCCGGCCAGGGCCTGCGCGACGGCGGGCCCCACCTCGTCGACGGCGTCTCCGAGAACGTCCTCGGCCCCGCGATGATGCGAAAGGCCGGCGGCCCCAACCCCCTACAGACCCTCGAACTGCGCGCCCTCGCCGAGGCCGCCGCGGGCCGCCTGACCCCTGCCGTGCACCGCTTCCCGCTCGCGGAGGCGGCGGCCGCCCACCGTGCCCTTCAGACGCGCGCGACCGCCGGAAAGGTGGTGCTGGAGCCATGA